A portion of the Nomia melanderi isolate GNS246 chromosome 2, iyNomMela1, whole genome shotgun sequence genome contains these proteins:
- the wda gene encoding will decrease acetylation isoform X9 — protein MKRLKSELINATIESYLKRRHYQTSEVFCKTNQVHCRTSDEMTLNATAASATSQDNSIIFSAISIDVAAADQAYQRLKMWVNIALNDKLKMELKGLLYPVFCHLYLEMLHAGNKQAAIQFLKSHQNEFNSETERDFLEELSSVFSVQDIELRPLVNSFRTRKYKVDMSDVAHLCLQQFLSKHGHIILMQIINTHLTIITKMDVPETDIERSEESGVRCEVGINGYVEQPSGTGADREMRELQEAIRLIRNNAHQPLRIFAVNNAVENASSGIIPPNMDKLAVGFSTTEIRLWGINETVLIKPKHEEPSFSFASDNPFVDKFYETDDRMTEGGAVILRGHTDIVHDLRFIPESEILLSVSSDKDMRAWRLNDYTCAAIYSGHSYPIWCMDLSVFNLYVATGSHDRTAKLWSLDRIFPLRIFAGHFLDINCVKFHPNARYLATGSADKTVRLWDKDDGNLLRVYIGAQSTIYSLAFSPDGKYLAAAGDDKSISVWDLATNALLTELKGHEDTVMNLDWSFDGQYIASGSLDGTIRLWPTHDHIKIVNSNTSHVVPEMESPQIYSTCCSSILSLRYYNKNNSLVCIGTVDNL, from the exons ATGAAACGATTAAAGAGTGAATTAATTAATGCTACAATTGAATCATATTTGAAACGACGTCATTATCAG ACTAGTGAGGTGTTTTGTAAAACTAATCAAGTACATTGCCGAACCAGTGATGAAATGACTCTGAATGCAACTGCTGCTTCTGCTACATCTCAAGACAACTCCATTATTTTCAGTGCTATTAGCATTGATGTAGCTGCTGCAGATCAAGCGTATCAACG atTAAAGATGTGGGTAAATATTGCACTCAACgataaattgaaaatggaattaaaagGGCTTTTATACCCTGTGTTTTGTCACTTATATCTAGAAATGCTACATGCTGGTAACAAACAAGCAGCGATTCAGTTTTTAAAATCACaccaaaatgaatttaatagtgAAACTGAAAGAGACTTTTTAGAAGAACTATCGAGTGTATTCTCAGTGCAGGATATTGAATTGAGACCTTTAGTAAATTCATTTAGAACTAGAAAATACAAAGTGGATATGTCTGATGTTGCTCATCTTTGTCTTCAGCAGTTTCTTTCAAAACACGGACACATTATACTAATGCAG ataataaatacacatttgacaataattacaaaaatggaTGTACCCGAGACAGATATAGAGAGATCTGAAGAATCAGGGGTAAGATGTGAAGTAGGAATAAACGGATATGTAGAGCAGCCATCGGGTACTGGAGCTGATCGTGAAATGCGAGAATTACAGGAAGCGATAAGATTAATTCGAAATAATGCTCATCAACCTTTACGAATATTTGCAGTAAATAATGCTGTTGAAAA CGCAAGTAGCGGTATAATTCCACCAAATATGGATAAATTAGCAGTAGGATTTAGCACTACAGAGATTAGATTATGGGGTATAAATGAAACAGTATTAATTAAGCCAAAGCATGAAGAACCCTCCTTTTCGTTTGCTTCTGATAATCCATTTGTAgataaattttatgaaactgATGACAGAAT GACGGAAGGAGGGGCAGTGATACTTAGAGGACATACAGATATTGTACATGATCTAAGGTTTATTCCAGAATCAGAAATTTTACTTTCTGTATCTAGTGATAAAGATATGAGGGCATGGAGACTTAATGATTATACATGTGCCGCGATTTATAG TGGTCATAGTTATCCTATATGGTGCATGGACCTTAGTGTATTCAATTTATATGTTGCGACTGGTTCTCATGATAGAACTGCCAAATTGTGGTCATTAGATAGAATATTTCCATTACGCATATTCGCTGGTCACTTTTtagatataaat TGTGTAAAATTTCACCCAAACGCCCGATATCTGGCGACTGGGTCTGCTGATAAGACTGTCAGATTGTGGGATAAAGATGATGGAAATTTGTTGAGGGTATATATAGGAGCACAGTCAACGATTTATAGTTTAGCCTTTAGTCCAGATGGAAAATATTTGGCAGCTGCTG GTGATGACAAATCCATCTCCGTGTGGGATTTAGCAACTAATGCATTGTTAACTGAACTTAAAGGCCATGAAGACACGGTTATGAATTTAGACTGGAGTTTTGATGGTCAATACATTGCTAGCGGAAGTCTGGATGGCACTATTCGTTTATGGCCTACTCATGATCATATTAAAATTGTGAATAg TAATACATCACACGTAGTACCTGAAATGGAATCACCACAAATATACTCAACATGTTGCTCGAGCATTCTTTCCTTACGTTATTACAATAAGAATAATTCGCTCGTGTGTATCGGAACGGTGGacaatttgtaa
- the wda gene encoding will decrease acetylation isoform X6, with amino-acid sequence MKRLKSELINATIESYLKRRHYQTSEVFCKTNQVHCRTSDEMTLNATAASATSQDNSIIFSAISIDVAAADQAYQRLKMWVNIALNDKLKMELKGLLYPVFCHLYLEMLHAGNKQAAIQFLKSHQNEFNSETERDFLEELSSVFSVQDIELRPLVNSFRTRKYKVDMSDVAHLCLQQFLSKHGHIILMQIINTHLTIITKMDVPETDIERSEESGVRCEVGINGYVEQPSGTGADREMRELQEAIRLIRNNAHQPLRIFAVNNAVENASSGIIPPNMDKLAVGFSTTEIRLWGINETVLIKPKHEEPSFSFASDNPFVDKFYETDDRMTEGGAVILRGHTDIVHDLRFIPESEILLSVSSDKDMRAWRLNDYTCAAIYRYMHVFYTNVLNIYYRSGHSYPIWCMDLSVFNLYVATGSHDRTAKLWSLDRIFPLRIFAGHFLDINCVKFHPNARYLATGSADKTVRLWDKDDGNLLRVYIGAQSTIYSLAFSPDGKYLAAAGDDKSISVWDLATNALLTELKGHEDTVMNLDWSFDGQYIASGSLDGTIRLWPTHDHIKIVNSNTSHVVPEMESPQIYSTCCSSILSLRYYNKNNSLVCIGTVDNL; translated from the exons ATGAAACGATTAAAGAGTGAATTAATTAATGCTACAATTGAATCATATTTGAAACGACGTCATTATCAG ACTAGTGAGGTGTTTTGTAAAACTAATCAAGTACATTGCCGAACCAGTGATGAAATGACTCTGAATGCAACTGCTGCTTCTGCTACATCTCAAGACAACTCCATTATTTTCAGTGCTATTAGCATTGATGTAGCTGCTGCAGATCAAGCGTATCAACG atTAAAGATGTGGGTAAATATTGCACTCAACgataaattgaaaatggaattaaaagGGCTTTTATACCCTGTGTTTTGTCACTTATATCTAGAAATGCTACATGCTGGTAACAAACAAGCAGCGATTCAGTTTTTAAAATCACaccaaaatgaatttaatagtgAAACTGAAAGAGACTTTTTAGAAGAACTATCGAGTGTATTCTCAGTGCAGGATATTGAATTGAGACCTTTAGTAAATTCATTTAGAACTAGAAAATACAAAGTGGATATGTCTGATGTTGCTCATCTTTGTCTTCAGCAGTTTCTTTCAAAACACGGACACATTATACTAATGCAG ataataaatacacatttgacaataattacaaaaatggaTGTACCCGAGACAGATATAGAGAGATCTGAAGAATCAGGGGTAAGATGTGAAGTAGGAATAAACGGATATGTAGAGCAGCCATCGGGTACTGGAGCTGATCGTGAAATGCGAGAATTACAGGAAGCGATAAGATTAATTCGAAATAATGCTCATCAACCTTTACGAATATTTGCAGTAAATAATGCTGTTGAAAA CGCAAGTAGCGGTATAATTCCACCAAATATGGATAAATTAGCAGTAGGATTTAGCACTACAGAGATTAGATTATGGGGTATAAATGAAACAGTATTAATTAAGCCAAAGCATGAAGAACCCTCCTTTTCGTTTGCTTCTGATAATCCATTTGTAgataaattttatgaaactgATGACAGAAT GACGGAAGGAGGGGCAGTGATACTTAGAGGACATACAGATATTGTACATGATCTAAGGTTTATTCCAGAATCAGAAATTTTACTTTCTGTATCTAGTGATAAAGATATGAGGGCATGGAGACTTAATGATTATACATGTGCCGCGATTTATAGGTATATGCATGTATTTTATACCAATGTTCTCAATATATATTACAGAAG TGGTCATAGTTATCCTATATGGTGCATGGACCTTAGTGTATTCAATTTATATGTTGCGACTGGTTCTCATGATAGAACTGCCAAATTGTGGTCATTAGATAGAATATTTCCATTACGCATATTCGCTGGTCACTTTTtagatataaat TGTGTAAAATTTCACCCAAACGCCCGATATCTGGCGACTGGGTCTGCTGATAAGACTGTCAGATTGTGGGATAAAGATGATGGAAATTTGTTGAGGGTATATATAGGAGCACAGTCAACGATTTATAGTTTAGCCTTTAGTCCAGATGGAAAATATTTGGCAGCTGCTG GTGATGACAAATCCATCTCCGTGTGGGATTTAGCAACTAATGCATTGTTAACTGAACTTAAAGGCCATGAAGACACGGTTATGAATTTAGACTGGAGTTTTGATGGTCAATACATTGCTAGCGGAAGTCTGGATGGCACTATTCGTTTATGGCCTACTCATGATCATATTAAAATTGTGAATAg TAATACATCACACGTAGTACCTGAAATGGAATCACCACAAATATACTCAACATGTTGCTCGAGCATTCTTTCCTTACGTTATTACAATAAGAATAATTCGCTCGTGTGTATCGGAACGGTGGacaatttgtaa
- the wda gene encoding will decrease acetylation isoform X4: protein MHDMCLNSNSGVTSIYFSRERTSEVFCKTNQVHCRTSDEMTLNATAASATSQDNSIIFSAISIDVAAADQAYQRAYIIFFRLKMWVNIALNDKLKMELKGLLYPVFCHLYLEMLHAGNKQAAIQFLKSHQNEFNSETERDFLEELSSVFSVQDIELRPLVNSFRTRKYKVDMSDVAHLCLQQFLSKHGHIILMQIINTHLTIITKMDVPETDIERSEESGVRCEVGINGYVEQPSGTGADREMRELQEAIRLIRNNAHQPLRIFAVNNAVENASSGIIPPNMDKLAVGFSTTEIRLWGINETVLIKPKHEEPSFSFASDNPFVDKFYETDDRMTEGGAVILRGHTDIVHDLRFIPESEILLSVSSDKDMRAWRLNDYTCAAIYRYMHVFYTNVLNIYYRSGHSYPIWCMDLSVFNLYVATGSHDRTAKLWSLDRIFPLRIFAGHFLDINCVKFHPNARYLATGSADKTVRLWDKDDGNLLRVYIGAQSTIYSLAFSPDGKYLAAAGDDKSISVWDLATNALLTELKGHEDTVMNLDWSFDGQYIASGSLDGTIRLWPTHDHIKIVNSNTSHVVPEMESPQIYSTCCSSILSLRYYNKNNSLVCIGTVDNL from the exons ATGCACGATATGTGCTTAAATAGTAATTCAGGGGTAACAAGTATTTACTTTTCTAGGGAAAGG ACTAGTGAGGTGTTTTGTAAAACTAATCAAGTACATTGCCGAACCAGTGATGAAATGACTCTGAATGCAACTGCTGCTTCTGCTACATCTCAAGACAACTCCATTATTTTCAGTGCTATTAGCATTGATGTAGCTGCTGCAGATCAAGCGTATCAACG tgcatatataattttttttagatTAAAGATGTGGGTAAATATTGCACTCAACgataaattgaaaatggaattaaaagGGCTTTTATACCCTGTGTTTTGTCACTTATATCTAGAAATGCTACATGCTGGTAACAAACAAGCAGCGATTCAGTTTTTAAAATCACaccaaaatgaatttaatagtgAAACTGAAAGAGACTTTTTAGAAGAACTATCGAGTGTATTCTCAGTGCAGGATATTGAATTGAGACCTTTAGTAAATTCATTTAGAACTAGAAAATACAAAGTGGATATGTCTGATGTTGCTCATCTTTGTCTTCAGCAGTTTCTTTCAAAACACGGACACATTATACTAATGCAG ataataaatacacatttgacaataattacaaaaatggaTGTACCCGAGACAGATATAGAGAGATCTGAAGAATCAGGGGTAAGATGTGAAGTAGGAATAAACGGATATGTAGAGCAGCCATCGGGTACTGGAGCTGATCGTGAAATGCGAGAATTACAGGAAGCGATAAGATTAATTCGAAATAATGCTCATCAACCTTTACGAATATTTGCAGTAAATAATGCTGTTGAAAA CGCAAGTAGCGGTATAATTCCACCAAATATGGATAAATTAGCAGTAGGATTTAGCACTACAGAGATTAGATTATGGGGTATAAATGAAACAGTATTAATTAAGCCAAAGCATGAAGAACCCTCCTTTTCGTTTGCTTCTGATAATCCATTTGTAgataaattttatgaaactgATGACAGAAT GACGGAAGGAGGGGCAGTGATACTTAGAGGACATACAGATATTGTACATGATCTAAGGTTTATTCCAGAATCAGAAATTTTACTTTCTGTATCTAGTGATAAAGATATGAGGGCATGGAGACTTAATGATTATACATGTGCCGCGATTTATAGGTATATGCATGTATTTTATACCAATGTTCTCAATATATATTACAGAAG TGGTCATAGTTATCCTATATGGTGCATGGACCTTAGTGTATTCAATTTATATGTTGCGACTGGTTCTCATGATAGAACTGCCAAATTGTGGTCATTAGATAGAATATTTCCATTACGCATATTCGCTGGTCACTTTTtagatataaat TGTGTAAAATTTCACCCAAACGCCCGATATCTGGCGACTGGGTCTGCTGATAAGACTGTCAGATTGTGGGATAAAGATGATGGAAATTTGTTGAGGGTATATATAGGAGCACAGTCAACGATTTATAGTTTAGCCTTTAGTCCAGATGGAAAATATTTGGCAGCTGCTG GTGATGACAAATCCATCTCCGTGTGGGATTTAGCAACTAATGCATTGTTAACTGAACTTAAAGGCCATGAAGACACGGTTATGAATTTAGACTGGAGTTTTGATGGTCAATACATTGCTAGCGGAAGTCTGGATGGCACTATTCGTTTATGGCCTACTCATGATCATATTAAAATTGTGAATAg TAATACATCACACGTAGTACCTGAAATGGAATCACCACAAATATACTCAACATGTTGCTCGAGCATTCTTTCCTTACGTTATTACAATAAGAATAATTCGCTCGTGTGTATCGGAACGGTGGacaatttgtaa